The window AGTAGAAGCAATGAACACCATCCTGATTGTCGAGGATGACAGGAACCTGCTCAGGCTGTACCAGGCCGAGATGGAAACCGAAGGCTATCGCGTACTGCTGGCCAAAAACGGCAACGAAGCGACGGAATGTGTGGCAAGAGAGACCCCGGATTTGATCATTATGGATATCCGGATGCCCGATAAGGATGGGCTCGACGCCATGGCCGAAATCCTCCGCAATCATGGGAAGATTCCCATCATACTCAATAGTGCCTACTCCTCCTACCAGGACGATTTCCTCACCTGGGCCGCCGACGCTTATGTCATCAAGTCTGCCGACCTGGAGCCTCTCAAGATCAAGATCCGTGAGATCCTCAGCCTGCGCGAGGATCCGCTGTCCCGCAGATGAGTGATGAGCCCTTGGTGACGAGCAAGCAACTGACCAATCACTCATGACTCATCACTCTATTTGGGATTTTTCAGGTGAAAGCCTCCAACCCCGTAATCGCCTGGCCGAGAATCAGGGTGTGAATGTCATGGGTGCCCTCGTAAGTCTTGAGCGTTTCGAGATTGCACATATGGCGGATCACGGGAAACTCCAGACTGATGCCGTTGGCGCCGAGTATGTCGCGAGCCAGGCGCGCGCTTTCGAGCGCAATGGCGACGTTGTTGCGCTTGGCAAGCGAGGTCTGAGCGAAATGGAGCTTGCCGGCTTCCTTCAACCGCCCGAGCTGGAGCGCGAGCAGTTGCCCCTTGGTTATCTCGGTGAGCATGTAGGCCAGCTTTTCCTGCACCAATTGAAAGCCCGCGATCGGGCGGCTGAACTGCACTCTCGTTTTGGCGTATTCCAGAGCCGTGTGGTAGCAGGCGGCGGCCGCCCCGAGCGCGCCCCAGGCGATCCCATATCGAGCCTGATTCAGGCACATCAAGGCTGATTTGAGTCCTTGCGCGCCCGGCAGCAGGTTCTCGGCCGGGATGGAACAATCCTCGAGGATCAGCTGCGAGGTGACGGATGCCCTCAGTGACAGCTTGTGTTTGATCTCCGGAGCGGCAAACCCCTTCGTGTCTTTCTCGACCAGAAATGCGCGCACCTCGTCGTGCAGCCTCGCCCATACGACCGCGACATCGGCGATGGTACCGTTGGTTATCCAGGACTTGGTGCCGTTCAGCACCCAGCGATCACCGTCCTTCACCGCACGTGTGATCATCCCCGCGGGATCCGACCCATGGTCCGGTTCTGTTAATCCGAAGCAACCGATCGCCTCGCCCCGTGCCAGCTTCGGCAGCCAGTGCCGCCGCTGCACTTCCGATCCGAAGGTGTAGATCGGGTACATGACCAGCGCCCCTTGGACGGAGGCAAAGCTGCGCAGCGCGCTGTCGCCGCGCTCAAGCTCCTGCATCATCAGGCCGTAAGCGACATCCTTCATGCCGGCGCAACCATACTCCTCCGGAAGGTTCGCGCCCAACAGGCCCACTTCAGCCATCTCCGGGACCAGGTGCATAGGAAAAGTCGCACTCTCGAAATGGTGATCGATGATCGGCAAAATCTTGTCGTTGACGAAGGAGCGCACGGTTTCACGCACCATTTTTTCGTCTTGCGAAAGAAGATCATCCGCCTGGTAGAAATCCACGCCGCGAAACTCGTTCATAAACACCCCCGCAACGATTGTATCATCGGAAGTTAAAGCTGGAGCAGCCACCAAGAACACGAACAGAGTGCAACCTCAACGCGGAGGACGCAGAAAAAAACTTCGGAGTCCCATGAACTGCATCGGTGTGCATCTGGCGGCATCCTCGGACAGCTCTTCCCGGTGTCCTCTGCGTTGAGATTTTTTTCTTCACGTTATTCGTGCCCTTTGTGCCCGCTTTTGCTTATTATAATTACTCCTCCGCAAAGGAGACGAAGTGGGCAACCGAACCATTTTGGCATGTCTGTTTGTCTTCTGCCTGGCATTCCCGGGCGCATCTCAGGAAAACCGCGGGCTTCCGCAGGCCGTTCCCGAAGCGATAGGATTGCGCCCGGCGCAGTTGTCCCACATCGACGATGCGGTCGCGGCCGCAATCCAGGCGCGCGAGACCCCCGGTGCTGTCGTGCTGGTCGCACGCCACGGAAAGATCGGCTACTGGAAGGCCTTCGCCTTCCGGGCGCTCCAGCCGCAAACTGAAGCGATGACCACGGACACCATCTTCGATATGGCCTCGCTCACCAAGGTGCTGGCCACGACTCCCGCCATCATGCTTCTGGCCCAGAACGGGCGTCTGCGCATCGGCGACAAGGTGAAACGTTACCTGCCGTTGTTCACCGGAGGAGGCAAGGACGATATCACCGTGCGGCAGCTGCTGACCCATTGCTCCGGCCTGCCTGCAGACTTCGATCTTTCCAGGCCCTGGGAAGGGCGTGAAGCGGCTCTCGAGGAACTCTGGCGCCTGCCGGTACAGACGCAGCCGGGAAAGGAATTCCTTTACAGCGACCTCAATTTCATCGCCCTGGGCGAAATCGTCAGGGCGGTCAGCGGCGAGAGCCTGGATGTGTTCACCCAACAGGAAGTCTATCAGCCGCTTGGCATGAGCGAGACTGGGTTCAAGCCCCCGGAATCCTGGCTCGAGCGGATCGCGCCGACCGAGTCCCGCGAGCGCTCATTGCAGTACCTGAAAGGAATTGCGCCCGCATCGGCACCGGGGATGCTTCGTGGCGAGGTCCATGACCCGACGGCATGGCGCATGGGTGGCGTGGCAGGGCATGCAGGTTTATTTTCCAGCGCCCGGGATGTGGCGATCTACGCACAGATGCTCCTGGATCACGGCAACTTGCGGGGCAGTCCCTTGCTGTCGGCTTCGACCGTTCAGGCCATGACCAGCCCACAGTCACCCGGTGGACTGCCGGTGCGCGGCTACGGTTGGGACATCGATACGGCCTATTCTGCACCGCGCGGCGATCTGTGGGCCGGCGGCTACGGACACACGGGATTCACGGGGACGTCGCTGTGGATTCATCCACCCACGGAGACGTTCATTATCATCTTGACCAATCGCCTGCACCCGGACGGCAAGGGTGATGTAACGCACCTGAGAGGCGTGATCGCCAACATCGTGGCCGCTGCCATTGCGGATCGGGACTGAGCTGCTCCCGAAATGCAAAAGCCCGATGCCACCGGCGCAGAGCGGTGATTTTGCCACAGTATCTCCGCGGCCACTGCGCCCTCGGCATTGAGATTCAACGGATCTTCTTTACTTGGGATCCTTCTTTTCGAAAGAATAGCAGGCGCGCCGGTACTTGACGAAAGCGTGGGAGTGATACGGGCAGGTGCCCCAGTTACTGGGCGAGGGGATGAATTGCTCTTCGGAAACGAAAAGGCGGCAATCGCCGCACTCGAGCTGTTTGTCTTCAACCTTGTAATCGCAAGCTTCTCTGAATGTTGTAAACTGCTG is drawn from Terriglobia bacterium and contains these coding sequences:
- a CDS encoding response regulator, with translation MNTILIVEDDRNLLRLYQAEMETEGYRVLLAKNGNEATECVARETPDLIIMDIRMPDKDGLDAMAEILRNHGKIPIILNSAYSSYQDDFLTWAADAYVIKSADLEPLKIKIREILSLREDPLSRR
- a CDS encoding acyl-CoA dehydrogenase family protein, translating into MNEFRGVDFYQADDLLSQDEKMVRETVRSFVNDKILPIIDHHFESATFPMHLVPEMAEVGLLGANLPEEYGCAGMKDVAYGLMMQELERGDSALRSFASVQGALVMYPIYTFGSEVQRRHWLPKLARGEAIGCFGLTEPDHGSDPAGMITRAVKDGDRWVLNGTKSWITNGTIADVAVVWARLHDEVRAFLVEKDTKGFAAPEIKHKLSLRASVTSQLILEDCSIPAENLLPGAQGLKSALMCLNQARYGIAWGALGAAAACYHTALEYAKTRVQFSRPIAGFQLVQEKLAYMLTEITKGQLLALQLGRLKEAGKLHFAQTSLAKRNNVAIALESARLARDILGANGISLEFPVIRHMCNLETLKTYEGTHDIHTLILGQAITGLEAFT
- a CDS encoding serine hydrolase codes for the protein MGNRTILACLFVFCLAFPGASQENRGLPQAVPEAIGLRPAQLSHIDDAVAAAIQARETPGAVVLVARHGKIGYWKAFAFRALQPQTEAMTTDTIFDMASLTKVLATTPAIMLLAQNGRLRIGDKVKRYLPLFTGGGKDDITVRQLLTHCSGLPADFDLSRPWEGREAALEELWRLPVQTQPGKEFLYSDLNFIALGEIVRAVSGESLDVFTQQEVYQPLGMSETGFKPPESWLERIAPTESRERSLQYLKGIAPASAPGMLRGEVHDPTAWRMGGVAGHAGLFSSARDVAIYAQMLLDHGNLRGSPLLSASTVQAMTSPQSPGGLPVRGYGWDIDTAYSAPRGDLWAGGYGHTGFTGTSLWIHPPTETFIIILTNRLHPDGKGDVTHLRGVIANIVAAAIADRD